The proteins below come from a single Pandoraea apista genomic window:
- a CDS encoding SH3 domain-containing C40 family peptidase, protein MGANLPARSVMPRATSLVTTSHSSASARHRTALFASLLPLVLLAACAGAPQSPTAPPPSAATAIRYNISRFPIEHYDQDVDHWIRPDAPGYDQPLLSAKEQSRRFEAFRARYFGTAPRDPSPWNGAWLSASLLNAAGAQQIADSQGRRVRRFDNGAPGVRTTYGENFQPHTTAWNRAIEANMALAQLNADHAGWQYDPRRRGITVDNALVRQLPTADPAFYDFRQAGEGYPFDALQDSALRPGTPVYTLARSADGAWLLVYSPDLIGWVDARTVASVDERFVATWRNAAQRSLGAIVRADVALTDTPPGGQGDIGHLGDTAPVYRTFAPIGTVLPLMVSRDARPVAMFPVADIHRRAQIRTTGLDSSTIVPMPWTLTPRHMAQVMKQQIGRPYGWGNTLFYNDCSAETRSLFAPFGVWLPRHSSDQLRAGKRTDLRAADIDTRLRTLAERGRPLMTLIHINGHIMLYLGNAQRDGASVPMTYQNVWGLSPADNSRRNVIGGSVILPLLKTYPEDPEVRSLAGKPLFEISVIGDESPDANADAERAPSTDSSEEMPQ, encoded by the coding sequence ATGGGTGCAAACCTTCCAGCGCGCAGCGTGATGCCGCGCGCGACCTCGCTCGTTACCACGAGCCACTCATCGGCCAGCGCGCGCCATCGCACGGCCCTCTTCGCTTCGCTCCTGCCGCTCGTGTTGCTCGCTGCCTGTGCGGGCGCACCGCAAAGCCCCACGGCGCCACCGCCGTCGGCTGCAACGGCGATACGCTACAACATCAGCCGCTTCCCCATCGAGCATTACGATCAGGACGTCGATCACTGGATTCGGCCTGACGCTCCCGGCTACGATCAGCCGTTACTCTCCGCGAAAGAACAAAGCCGCCGCTTCGAGGCGTTTCGTGCGCGCTACTTCGGCACCGCGCCGCGCGACCCGTCGCCGTGGAACGGTGCATGGCTCTCGGCATCGCTGCTCAACGCCGCCGGTGCACAACAGATCGCCGATTCGCAAGGCCGTCGCGTGAGACGCTTCGATAACGGCGCGCCCGGCGTACGTACGACCTATGGCGAGAATTTCCAGCCGCACACGACCGCGTGGAATCGCGCCATCGAAGCCAACATGGCGCTGGCGCAACTCAACGCCGATCACGCAGGGTGGCAATACGATCCGCGCCGTCGCGGCATCACTGTAGACAACGCGCTGGTGCGCCAGCTACCGACCGCCGATCCGGCGTTTTACGATTTCCGTCAGGCTGGCGAGGGGTATCCGTTCGACGCGCTGCAAGACTCGGCGCTGCGGCCCGGCACACCGGTGTACACGCTCGCGCGCAGCGCCGACGGCGCGTGGCTGCTCGTCTATTCGCCCGATCTGATCGGTTGGGTGGATGCCCGCACGGTAGCGTCGGTCGACGAGCGGTTCGTCGCAACCTGGCGCAACGCGGCACAGCGCAGTCTCGGCGCCATCGTGCGCGCCGACGTTGCGTTGACCGATACGCCGCCTGGCGGCCAGGGTGACATCGGGCATCTCGGGGATACCGCGCCCGTGTATCGCACCTTCGCCCCCATCGGCACAGTGCTGCCGCTAATGGTCTCGCGCGACGCGCGCCCAGTTGCGATGTTCCCCGTTGCCGACATTCACCGGCGTGCGCAGATCCGCACCACAGGGCTCGACTCCTCGACCATCGTGCCGATGCCGTGGACGCTGACGCCGCGCCACATGGCACAAGTGATGAAACAGCAAATCGGGCGGCCCTACGGTTGGGGCAACACGCTGTTCTACAACGACTGCTCGGCGGAGACCCGCAGCCTTTTCGCGCCGTTCGGTGTCTGGCTGCCGCGTCATTCGTCGGATCAGTTGCGCGCAGGGAAACGCACCGATCTGCGCGCCGCCGATATCGATACGCGACTGCGCACACTGGCCGAACGCGGCCGTCCACTGATGACACTGATTCACATCAACGGGCACATCATGTTGTATCTGGGCAATGCCCAGCGCGACGGGGCAAGCGTGCCGATGACGTATCAGAACGTGTGGGGGCTGTCACCGGCGGACAACAGCCGCCGCAACGTCATTGGCGGCTCGGTGATCCTGCCGCTGCTGAAGACTTATCCGGAAGATCCGGAAGTCCGTTCGCTCGCGGGCAAACCGTTGTTCGAGATCAGTGTGATCGGCGACGAAAGCCCCGACGCAAATGCAGACGCCGAGCGTGCTCCGAGCACCGATTCGTCGGAGGAGATGCCCCAATAG
- a CDS encoding TonB-dependent siderophore receptor, protein MFSHVSHTPARAARARTHVRAETASTRRAVTLAASTLFALSAFAALSAHAQSSATGNAAPATAARAAQALHIPAGSLQQGLVAFAQQTGLMISYDAAQIADKRTAGVSGTYTPSLALAILIEGTGLQASGQPNGGYIVAPGPKAAAGDAIALPQTNVNARAERDIARGPVVGYVAQRSDTATKSDTSIMTTSQSISVIPRDQMNDQAVQTVTDALKYAAGVNADPYGSDTRADWFYIRGFNADVYWDGLRVPQIANRPGSYAAIRVDPYTLERVEVLRGPSSILYGAGNLGGLVNLVSKAPSAEPYREIGVDYGTFDRRQLRVDMTGPANEDGTLLYRITGLGRLSNSQTDNVSDDRIMLQPSITWRPNAQTSFTWFVNYMQDSMGSSVSYGPALGMVTPSRWGRIDRDLLTGDPAFDRYRKTQVATGYRFEHRLSDTLQWRSTARFTHMDLDYKSIYGTALLADQRTLQRTAYQAAPILNGWQLDNNVQYDTRTGPVAHKVVGGVDFQTQRFLNRVWTGTAPSLDLYAPVYGVKGVLPANPTTSTDQTQTQLGLYLQDQMRWDRWYLTLGGREDFTWSTTDNNMNKTSVKQTPNKFTWRAGLLYESAIGLSPYFSYSTSFLPTLSTNLAGDPLKPTTGQQYEIGLKYQPVNTNAIFTASLFNLTQQNVSTADPANTRNTLQTGEVRSRGAELEARVSLTNKLNVVASYTYQDVEVTRSNNADLGKRPYGVPRNMASFWADYNFGNVGDVKLGAGAGVRYLGQTAGDTANSFSVPGVTLVDASLHADIGWRWRLQLNATNLFDRTYVAGCNTTVQCYYGTGRTVLGSVTARW, encoded by the coding sequence ATGTTTTCTCACGTCAGCCACACGCCAGCGCGTGCCGCACGTGCGCGCACGCACGTGCGCGCCGAAACCGCCAGCACTCGCCGGGCCGTCACGTTGGCCGCCAGCACACTGTTCGCCCTGAGCGCCTTCGCCGCGCTGAGCGCCCACGCCCAGTCTTCCGCCACCGGCAACGCCGCCCCTGCCACGGCCGCGCGCGCCGCGCAAGCGCTGCACATTCCGGCCGGATCGCTGCAACAGGGCCTCGTCGCCTTCGCCCAGCAGACCGGCCTGATGATTTCCTACGACGCCGCCCAGATCGCCGATAAACGCACCGCCGGCGTCTCGGGCACGTACACGCCGTCGCTCGCGCTGGCGATCCTGATCGAGGGCACCGGCCTGCAAGCGTCCGGCCAACCCAACGGCGGTTACATCGTCGCGCCCGGCCCGAAGGCGGCCGCCGGTGACGCCATCGCCCTGCCGCAGACCAACGTGAACGCCCGCGCCGAGCGCGACATCGCGCGCGGGCCGGTCGTGGGTTACGTCGCGCAACGCAGCGACACGGCCACCAAGTCCGACACGTCGATCATGACGACTTCGCAATCGATCAGTGTGATCCCGCGCGATCAGATGAACGATCAGGCGGTGCAAACCGTGACCGACGCGCTCAAGTACGCCGCCGGCGTCAACGCCGACCCGTACGGCAGCGACACGCGCGCCGACTGGTTCTACATTCGCGGCTTCAACGCCGACGTCTATTGGGACGGCCTGCGCGTGCCACAGATCGCCAACCGTCCAGGCAGCTATGCCGCCATTCGTGTCGATCCGTACACGTTGGAACGCGTGGAAGTGCTGCGTGGCCCGAGTTCGATCCTCTATGGCGCGGGCAACCTCGGCGGTCTCGTCAATCTGGTAAGCAAAGCACCCAGCGCCGAGCCGTATCGCGAAATCGGCGTCGACTACGGCACCTTCGATCGGCGCCAGTTGCGTGTCGACATGACAGGGCCTGCCAACGAAGACGGCACCCTGCTGTACCGCATCACGGGTCTGGGGCGCCTCTCGAATTCGCAGACCGATAACGTGAGTGACGACCGGATCATGCTCCAGCCGTCGATCACCTGGCGTCCGAATGCGCAAACGAGCTTCACCTGGTTCGTCAACTACATGCAGGACAGCATGGGCTCGTCGGTCAGCTACGGCCCGGCGCTGGGCATGGTGACCCCCTCGCGTTGGGGCCGCATCGATCGCGACCTGCTCACCGGCGACCCGGCATTCGACCGCTATCGCAAAACGCAGGTCGCCACGGGCTACCGCTTCGAGCATCGTCTGAGCGACACCCTGCAATGGCGTTCCACCGCGCGCTTCACGCACATGGATCTCGACTACAAGTCGATCTACGGCACGGCGCTGCTGGCCGATCAGCGCACGTTGCAGCGCACCGCCTATCAGGCCGCGCCGATTCTGAACGGCTGGCAGCTCGATAACAACGTGCAGTACGACACCAGGACCGGCCCCGTTGCGCACAAGGTGGTCGGTGGCGTCGACTTCCAGACGCAGCGCTTTCTGAATCGCGTGTGGACGGGCACCGCGCCGTCGCTCGATCTCTACGCACCGGTCTACGGCGTGAAGGGCGTGCTGCCCGCCAACCCAACGACCAGCACCGACCAGACGCAAACGCAACTCGGCCTGTATTTGCAGGATCAGATGCGCTGGGACCGCTGGTATCTCACACTGGGGGGACGCGAAGACTTCACGTGGTCGACAACCGACAACAACATGAACAAGACCTCGGTAAAGCAAACGCCGAACAAGTTCACCTGGCGTGCGGGTCTGCTGTACGAGTCGGCCATCGGGCTGTCGCCGTACTTCAGCTATTCGACGTCGTTCCTGCCCACGCTCTCGACCAACCTCGCGGGCGATCCGCTCAAGCCCACGACGGGCCAGCAATACGAAATCGGGCTCAAGTACCAGCCGGTGAACACCAACGCGATCTTCACCGCGTCGCTGTTCAACCTGACACAACAGAATGTCTCGACCGCCGACCCGGCCAACACGCGCAACACGCTCCAGACGGGCGAAGTGCGCTCGCGCGGCGCGGAGCTCGAAGCGCGCGTGAGCCTGACCAACAAGCTCAACGTGGTGGCGAGCTACACGTATCAGGACGTCGAAGTCACGCGCAGCAATAACGCCGATCTGGGGAAGCGCCCGTATGGCGTGCCGCGCAACATGGCGTCGTTCTGGGCCGACTACAACTTCGGCAATGTCGGCGACGTAAAGCTCGGCGCAGGCGCAGGCGTGCGCTATCTGGGCCAGACGGCGGGCGACACGGCCAACTCGTTCTCGGTGCCCGGTGTCACGCTCGTCGACGCATCGCTGCACGCCGACATCGGCTGGCGCTGGCGTCTGCAACTCAACGCGACCAACCTGTTCGACCGTACCTACGTTGCGGGCTGCAACACCACCGTGCAGTGCTACTACGGCACCGGCCGTACAGTGCTCGGCAGCGTGACGGCGCGCTGGTAA
- a CDS encoding FecR domain-containing protein yields the protein MSTDMLPAHTTGGPSPTLPESVTLAATEWFVRLQASKAGDTDANVRATTVAAWQRWYDADARHALAWQRLVDFGDHLRTLPPLVAHRTLVQAQTNPGRRRVLSLIAFAGVAGAVWSASDSNAVRAWRADVSTGVGERRTIQLADGTTLALNTDSAVDVSLSQNTRRLRLVRGEIAITTGADADHGHRPFFVDTPQGSLQALGTRFTVRRHDDSASVTVLEGAVRIAPAKAPNAAIVLTAGQGATFDATALRSRFADAGAANAAAAWTQGMLVVHAMPLGDFLAELGRYRRGHLGCAPEIAGLPVSGIYPIDDTDRVLDMLSRALPVDVQRYTRWFVRVQPGADKSHTSSTNDASGHTRTYQAVGGDRPHT from the coding sequence ATGAGTACCGACATGCTTCCTGCGCACACCACGGGCGGCCCCTCGCCAACGCTACCGGAATCGGTCACGCTCGCCGCGACCGAGTGGTTCGTGCGCCTGCAAGCGAGCAAGGCAGGCGACACCGACGCCAACGTTCGCGCCACCACCGTGGCCGCATGGCAGCGCTGGTATGACGCCGACGCCCGGCACGCGCTCGCGTGGCAGCGTCTGGTCGACTTCGGCGACCATTTGCGAACGCTGCCGCCCCTCGTCGCGCACCGTACGCTCGTGCAAGCGCAGACGAATCCGGGCAGGCGACGCGTGCTCAGCCTCATTGCGTTTGCCGGCGTAGCCGGCGCCGTGTGGTCTGCCAGCGACTCCAACGCCGTGCGCGCCTGGCGAGCCGACGTCAGTACGGGCGTCGGCGAGCGTCGAACGATTCAGTTGGCAGACGGCACCACGCTCGCACTGAATACCGACTCCGCCGTCGACGTCAGTCTCTCGCAGAACACCCGCCGCCTGCGGCTGGTGCGCGGCGAGATTGCCATCACGACCGGCGCCGATGCCGATCACGGCCATCGCCCGTTCTTCGTCGACACCCCGCAAGGCAGTCTTCAGGCGCTCGGCACCCGCTTCACCGTGCGCCGTCACGACGACAGCGCTTCGGTCACGGTGCTCGAAGGCGCCGTGCGCATCGCGCCCGCAAAGGCACCGAACGCCGCCATCGTGCTCACGGCAGGACAGGGCGCGACTTTCGATGCCACCGCGTTGCGCTCGCGCTTCGCCGACGCTGGCGCCGCCAATGCCGCCGCTGCGTGGACGCAAGGCATGCTTGTCGTGCACGCCATGCCGCTCGGCGACTTCCTTGCCGAACTCGGCCGCTACCGCCGGGGGCATCTCGGGTGTGCGCCCGAAATCGCCGGCCTGCCTGTGTCGGGGATCTATCCCATCGACGACACCGACCGCGTACTCGACATGCTCTCTCGCGCGCTGCCGGTCGACGTGCAGCGCTACACGCGCTGGTTCGTGCGCGTGCAGCCCGGCGCAGATAAAAGCCACACCAGCAGTACGAACGATGCATCAGGGCACACGCGAACGTATCAGGCCGTAGGCGGCGACCGCCCGCACACCTGA
- a CDS encoding NAD(P)/FAD-dependent oxidoreductase — protein sequence MTFDALVLGAGIVGVSVAVHLQRRGMSVALVDRKSPGNETSFGNAGLIQREGVYPYAFPRDIGTLLRYAGNRSPDVRYHVSAMATIVPFLARYWYHSAPKRHAEIARHYSTLIAHCVTEHRELIAASGAGDLLREGGWVKVFRTAAAMNAAQRDAERWREEYGVPFERLDAARLREDEPALTRALVGGLRYTASDSVSDPGALVAAYARYFESLGGQVFNGDATTLQPQWSVQTQAGRIDARRAVVALGPWADTVTAALGYRLPLAVKRGYHMHYRAQEGARLNQPVLDAEHGFLITPMTRGIRLTTGVELGLRDTPPTPVQLAAVEPLARETFPLGERVDAEPWLGRRPCTPDMMPIIGPAPRHRDLWFAFGHAHHGLTLGPITGRLVAEMMTGEPPVVDPEPFGALRF from the coding sequence ATGACGTTCGACGCGCTCGTGCTCGGTGCCGGTATCGTTGGTGTGTCTGTCGCCGTGCATTTGCAACGGCGCGGCATGTCGGTCGCACTCGTGGACCGCAAGTCGCCGGGCAACGAAACCTCGTTCGGCAACGCGGGACTGATTCAGCGCGAGGGCGTGTATCCGTACGCCTTTCCACGAGACATCGGCACGCTGCTGCGCTACGCGGGCAATCGCTCGCCGGACGTGCGTTATCACGTATCGGCGATGGCGACGATCGTGCCTTTCCTCGCGCGCTACTGGTACCACTCGGCCCCGAAGCGGCACGCGGAGATCGCGCGTCACTACAGCACGCTCATCGCGCATTGCGTGACGGAGCACCGCGAACTCATCGCGGCGTCCGGTGCGGGGGATCTGCTACGCGAGGGCGGTTGGGTCAAGGTCTTTCGTACCGCTGCGGCGATGAATGCCGCACAGCGCGATGCCGAGCGCTGGCGCGAGGAGTATGGCGTGCCGTTCGAGCGACTCGATGCGGCGCGTCTGCGCGAGGACGAACCTGCCCTCACCCGCGCGCTCGTGGGAGGATTGCGTTACACGGCGTCGGACTCCGTGAGCGACCCGGGGGCGCTGGTGGCGGCTTATGCCCGTTACTTCGAATCGCTGGGCGGGCAGGTGTTCAACGGCGACGCCACGACTTTGCAGCCGCAATGGTCGGTGCAGACGCAGGCGGGCCGTATCGACGCGCGCCGCGCGGTCGTGGCGCTCGGTCCGTGGGCGGATACGGTGACGGCGGCGCTGGGCTACCGTCTGCCACTCGCGGTCAAGCGCGGCTATCACATGCACTACCGCGCGCAAGAAGGCGCCCGGCTGAATCAACCGGTACTCGATGCCGAACACGGTTTCCTCATTACGCCGATGACGCGCGGTATCCGGCTCACCACCGGCGTGGAACTCGGGCTGCGCGACACGCCGCCTACGCCGGTGCAACTGGCCGCCGTGGAGCCGCTCGCACGCGAGACGTTTCCGCTCGGCGAGCGAGTCGATGCCGAGCCGTGGCTCGGGCGACGTCCCTGCACGCCGGACATGATGCCAATCATTGGTCCGGCCCCGCGTCATCGCGATCTGTGGTTTGCGTTCGGTCACGCGCATCACGGTCTGACGCTCGGCCCCATCACGGGCCGGCTCGTGGCCGAGATGATGACCGGCGAACCGCCGGTCGTCGATCCCGAGCCCTTCGGCGCGCTGCGATTCTGA
- a CDS encoding sigma-70 family RNA polymerase sigma factor, producing the protein MRDDTGGRKNDARADASGVATLYHDHHGWLRNWLQRKLGNHGDAADLAHDTFVRLLSKDTLVCPREPRAFLTVVAQGLVANLHRRRKIEAAYLDALAAQPEAVAPDPETRAILLQTLIDIDRRLDGLPPVVRRVFLMSQLDGIAQRDIAEAVGLSIATVQRHIVKALHACCFGNPAA; encoded by the coding sequence ATGCGTGACGACACCGGGGGACGCAAAAACGACGCACGCGCCGACGCGTCCGGCGTGGCTACGCTCTATCACGATCACCACGGCTGGCTGCGCAACTGGTTACAACGGAAGCTCGGCAATCATGGCGACGCTGCCGATCTCGCGCACGACACCTTCGTGCGGCTGCTCAGCAAGGACACCCTCGTCTGTCCGCGCGAGCCCCGGGCGTTTCTCACCGTCGTGGCGCAAGGATTGGTCGCCAATCTGCATCGCCGTCGCAAGATCGAAGCGGCGTATCTCGATGCCCTCGCGGCACAACCCGAGGCCGTCGCGCCCGATCCGGAAACGCGCGCAATCCTGCTCCAGACACTCATCGACATCGACCGGCGCCTCGACGGCTTGCCGCCCGTTGTCCGGCGCGTCTTCCTGATGTCGCAACTCGACGGCATTGCGCAGCGCGATATCGCCGAGGCCGTCGGCCTTTCCATCGCCACCGTGCAGCGTCACATCGTCAAGGCGCTGCACGCCTGTTGTTTCGGGAATCCCGCCGCATGA
- a CDS encoding NAD(P)/FAD-dependent oxidoreductase, whose amino-acid sequence MSRANRIVIVGGGIAGLKLATRLGRTLGRAGAARVTLVDSHPTHLWKPMLHTVAAGTRDVTHTQVTYLAHACSNGFAYQAGRLCGLDRVRREIVLGEMETPDGTPLLGERRVPYDTLVLALGSQADDARLPGVRDVCHFIDSQPQAEAFHAALHCEALRSAVSDDALRVVIAGGGTTGVELAAELSRTFALAAGYGDPQICERLKLTLVESGPRLLGAFPPDVSAASQAQLERLGFRVLTDTRIVCADRDGFYRDDGELIPGDLLVWAAGVKAPDCLKDIGGLTTNEADQIVVRNTMQTAQDERIFAIGDCASLTPAPGESALPPTAQVATQQAAHLGRHLGAWLEGRAIPPFAYRDPGALVSLSDYNAFGTLGRFGFFKGGIVRGQFAQWSHAMLYRRHQHALHGFARATVMLGAEKLGGLRGPRIRLA is encoded by the coding sequence ATGTCTCGCGCAAACCGAATCGTGATTGTCGGTGGCGGTATCGCCGGCCTGAAGCTGGCAACGCGTCTGGGCCGTACGCTCGGGCGTGCCGGCGCTGCGCGCGTGACACTTGTCGACAGTCATCCCACCCATCTTTGGAAGCCCATGCTGCATACCGTGGCAGCCGGCACGCGCGATGTCACCCACACACAGGTGACGTATCTGGCCCATGCGTGCAGCAACGGCTTCGCGTATCAGGCGGGGCGCCTGTGCGGACTGGACCGGGTACGCCGGGAGATTGTGCTCGGGGAGATGGAAACGCCTGACGGCACGCCGCTACTCGGCGAGCGCCGTGTGCCGTACGACACGCTGGTGCTCGCGCTGGGTTCGCAGGCCGACGATGCCCGTTTGCCCGGCGTGCGCGATGTCTGTCATTTCATCGACAGTCAGCCGCAGGCCGAGGCGTTTCATGCCGCGTTGCACTGCGAGGCGTTACGCAGCGCCGTGAGCGACGACGCGTTGCGTGTCGTGATCGCGGGCGGCGGCACCACGGGTGTGGAGTTGGCGGCCGAACTGAGCCGCACGTTTGCGCTGGCCGCCGGTTACGGCGATCCGCAGATTTGCGAGCGTCTTAAGCTCACGCTGGTCGAGAGCGGCCCGCGTTTGCTGGGGGCATTTCCGCCGGACGTGTCGGCGGCGTCGCAGGCGCAGCTGGAGCGTCTGGGGTTTCGCGTGCTGACGGACACCCGCATCGTGTGTGCGGATCGCGACGGCTTCTATCGCGACGACGGCGAGTTGATTCCCGGCGATCTGCTGGTGTGGGCGGCGGGTGTGAAAGCCCCCGACTGCCTGAAGGACATTGGCGGTCTGACGACCAACGAAGCCGATCAGATCGTGGTGCGCAATACGATGCAAACGGCGCAGGACGAACGGATTTTCGCGATCGGCGACTGCGCATCGCTCACCCCTGCGCCAGGTGAGAGCGCGTTGCCTCCCACGGCTCAGGTGGCGACACAACAGGCGGCGCATCTTGGCCGTCATCTTGGTGCGTGGCTTGAAGGCCGCGCCATTCCGCCGTTCGCCTATCGCGATCCTGGCGCGTTGGTATCGCTGTCTGACTACAACGCGTTCGGCACGCTCGGCCGATTCGGTTTCTTTAAAGGTGGCATCGTGCGCGGACAGTTTGCGCAGTGGAGCCACGCCATGTTGTACCGACGTCATCAGCATGCACTGCACGGGTTCGCCCGCGCGACCGTCATGCTTGGCGCGGAAAAACTCGGCGGCCTTCGCGGGCCGCGCATCCGGCTGGCCTGA
- a CDS encoding RidA family protein, whose amino-acid sequence MSNEIKRLHTNARMSQIVIANGVVYLAGQVPDTANVSVTQQTTEILTRIDSLLAQAGVDKSRLLTANIWLSDAKHFAEFNAVWDAWVPEGHAPTRACVQSPLMRAGLEVEIAVTALA is encoded by the coding sequence ATGTCGAACGAAATCAAGCGTCTGCATACCAACGCTCGCATGAGCCAGATCGTGATCGCCAACGGCGTGGTGTATCTGGCCGGTCAGGTGCCCGATACCGCCAACGTGTCGGTCACGCAGCAGACCACCGAGATCCTCACCCGTATCGATTCGTTGCTGGCGCAAGCCGGTGTCGACAAGTCGCGTCTGCTCACGGCCAACATCTGGTTGTCCGACGCCAAGCATTTCGCCGAATTCAACGCCGTGTGGGACGCCTGGGTGCCGGAAGGCCATGCACCGACGCGTGCCTGCGTGCAATCGCCGCTCATGCGCGCCGGTCTCGAAGTCGAAATCGCCGTGACCGCGCTGGCGTAA
- a CDS encoding DUF3331 domain-containing protein has product MHTQGVWQHTVAMLDAEPVVCQPVIPYTRRAPIVRVLEISSELTITVSWNDAMGGNYGAQIWRIRKAHHPGVCALTGETIDVGDFVYRPLFGDVPPLNADAMISAEAIRIMREAHSRELEPA; this is encoded by the coding sequence TTGCACACTCAGGGTGTCTGGCAGCACACCGTAGCGATGCTCGATGCCGAGCCCGTCGTGTGCCAGCCGGTGATCCCTTACACGCGACGCGCGCCCATCGTCCGGGTGCTGGAGATCTCCAGCGAGTTGACCATCACCGTGTCGTGGAACGACGCGATGGGGGGCAACTACGGTGCGCAGATCTGGCGCATCCGCAAGGCGCATCATCCGGGCGTTTGTGCGCTGACGGGCGAGACGATCGACGTTGGCGACTTCGTCTACCGTCCGCTGTTCGGTGACGTACCCCCGCTGAATGCCGATGCCATGATCTCGGCCGAGGCCATCCGCATCATGCGCGAAGCCCACAGCCGCGAACTCGAACCGGCCTAA
- a CDS encoding TetR/AcrR family transcriptional regulator, with amino-acid sequence MTPDKAVSQAAPPRKRTRGRPTCDCTHGADALLLNARRIFAQRGFYASSVRQIAEASGVDAALISHHFGSKEALWVAVVDQIAALTRTLIEQTDALQHAPLPPAERIEQAVRVFVEVVFENPDVGMFFSTAATEEGERLDILTQRLVRPYRDAMVPLVADWLEAQQRPVEDADVMFFMLTSAISKTVSYRHMMGPFLPPEGMADLKRTVLDCAMALIRQ; translated from the coding sequence ATGACTCCAGACAAAGCTGTCTCGCAAGCCGCTCCGCCCCGAAAACGCACCCGTGGGCGCCCTACGTGCGATTGCACGCATGGTGCCGATGCGTTGCTACTCAACGCCCGGCGCATCTTCGCGCAACGAGGGTTCTATGCGAGCAGCGTGCGCCAGATCGCGGAGGCGTCGGGTGTCGACGCCGCGCTGATCTCGCACCACTTCGGCTCGAAAGAAGCGCTGTGGGTCGCCGTCGTCGACCAGATCGCCGCGCTCACGCGCACGCTCATCGAGCAGACCGATGCCCTGCAACACGCACCGCTGCCACCTGCCGAGCGTATTGAGCAGGCGGTGCGCGTATTCGTGGAAGTGGTATTCGAGAATCCGGATGTCGGCATGTTCTTCTCGACCGCCGCGACCGAAGAAGGCGAGCGGCTCGACATTCTCACGCAGCGGCTCGTGCGTCCCTATCGCGACGCAATGGTGCCGCTCGTGGCCGATTGGCTCGAAGCGCAGCAACGTCCCGTGGAGGACGCCGACGTGATGTTCTTCATGCTCACGTCCGCCATTAGCAAGACGGTGTCGTATCGCCACATGATGGGCCCGTTCCTGCCCCCCGAAGGCATGGCCGATCTCAAGCGCACCGTGCTCGATTGCGCCATGGCGCTCATTCGGCAGTGA